A region from the Triticum aestivum cultivar Chinese Spring chromosome 3D, IWGSC CS RefSeq v2.1, whole genome shotgun sequence genome encodes:
- the LOC123079227 gene encoding uncharacterized protein — protein METIRCCIACILPCGALDVVRIVHSNGRVEEISEPVLAGEIMKAYPKHVIRKPPSTCPADGGGGIVVQKPVILPPNAELQKGKIYFLMPVMAPAPDKPAAKPKAPAPAPTAAAPAARRRRRRKESGEAGGGNNAAAASLQSAEGEKERLLANERYLSEIMKEKASTARDRRRGRVAVWRPHLESITEDDL, from the coding sequence ATGGAGACCATCCGGTGCTGCATCGCGTGCATCCTGCCGTGCGGCGCCCTGGACGTGGTGCGCATCGTGCACTCCAACGGCCGGGTGGAGGAGATCAGCGAGCCCGTGCTCGCCGGCGAGATCATGAAGGCCTACCCCAAGCACGTCATCCGGAAGCCGCCCTCCACCTGCcccgccgacggcggcggcggcatcgtcgTGCAGAagcccgtcatcctgccgcccaaTGCCGAGCTGCAGAAGGGCAAGATCTACTTCCTCATGCCGGTCATGGCCCCGGCGCCGGACAAGCCCGCCGCCAAGCCCAAGGCGCCCGCGCCCGCTCCAACTGCGGCCGCGCCAgcggcgaggaggcggaggaggaggaaggagtccggggaggccggcggcggcaaCAACGCGGCAGCGGCGTCCCTGCAGAGCGCGGAGGGCGAGAAGGAGCGGCTACTGGCGAACGAGAGGTACCTGTCGGAGATCATGAAGGAGAAGGCGTCGACGGCCAGGGACCGGCGGCGCGGGCGCGTGGCCGTGTGGCGGCCGCACCTGGAGAGCATCACCGAGGATGACTTGTAA